One Danio aesculapii chromosome 11, fDanAes4.1, whole genome shotgun sequence genomic region harbors:
- the cant1b gene encoding soluble calcium-activated nucleotidase 1b isoform X1, which produces MRGRKKAESRDSMSSSRASVHGSSMFPSMTNSISDPRFRFRWRAIGVAALLALAVLLYQHHTSTDHGSDSPENSPRSWRSSRDVSGAMVDADPIGARYNDTYPLSPPEHTANGIRYRIAVIADLDTNSRSKKDNTWFSYLKRGHVLVSESGDSVSVEWDPNTVALESHLSEKGRGMELSELVAFNGHLYSVDDRTGVVYRIEGNRAVPWVILTDGDGSVSKGFKAEWMAVKDEHLYVGGLGKEWTTITGEFVNNNPEWVKVVGFHGDVEHENWVPRYSALKRAADIKPPGYLIHESAVWSERLQRWFFLPRRASSERYDETADERRGTNLILRCSSDFSRISASRAGPLKPTLGFSSFKFIPDTDDQIILALKSEEDAGNIATYITAFTLDGRILLPDTKIADVKYEGLEFI; this is translated from the exons CCGAGAGCCGTGACTCCATGAGTTCCTCGCGGGCTTCAGTTCACGGTTCCTCCATGTTCCCCTCCATGACCAACTCCATCTCCGATCCGCGTTTCCGTTTCCGGTGGCGGGCCATCGGTGTGGCAGCACTGCTAGCATTAGCCGTCCTGTTGTACCAGCACCACACATCCACTGACCATGGATCAGACTCCCCTGAAAACAGCCCACGCTCATGGAGATCCAGTCGGGATGTCTCTGGTGCAATGGTGGATGCAGATCCAATCGGGGCACGGTATAACGACACGTACCCGCTCAGCCCTCCAGAACACACAGCCAATGGGATCCGCTACCGTATCGCAGTCATAGCAGATCTGGACACAAACTCGCGCAGTAAAAAGGACAATACGTGGTTCAGTTATTTAAAAAGAGGACATGTTCTGGTGTCGGAAAGCGGAGACAGTGTTTCGGTGGAGTGGGATCCGAATACAGTGGCTCTGGAGAGCCATCTGTCCGAGAAGGGCCGCGGGATGGAACTTTCCGAACTGGTGGCGTTTAATGGACACTTGTACAGTGTGGATGACCGTACCGGTGTGGTGTACCGGATTGAGGGGAACCGAGCCGTGCCGTGGGTCATTCTGACGGATGGAGACGGCAGCGTTTCTAAAG GTTTTAAGGCGGAGTGGATGGCGGTGAAGGATGAGCATCTGTATGTCGGTGGTCTCGGTAAGGAGTGGACCACCATCACCGGCGAGTTCGTCAATAATAACCCAGAATGGGTGAAGGTGGTTGGTTTCCATGGTGACGTGGAGCATGAGAACTGGGTACCGCGGTACAGCGCACTGAAGAGGGCAGCAGACATCAAACCTCCAG gTTATCTGATCCACGAGTCAGCGGTGTGGAGCGAGCGTCTGCAGCGCTGGTTCTTCCTCCCACGGCGAGCGAGTTCAGAGCGTTACGATGAAACGGCGGATGAGAGGCGCGGCACAAACCTGATACTGCGCTGCTCCTCAGACTTCAGCCGGATCTCTGCGTCCCGCGCCGGCCCGCTCAAACCCACGCTCGGCTTCTCCTCCTTCAAGTTCATCCCGGACACCGATGACCAGATTATCCTAGCGCTGAAGTCTGAGGAGGACGCGGGAAACATTGCCACGTACATCACCGCATTCACGCTCGACGGCCGGATACTGCTGCCCGACACCAAGATCGCGGACGTTAAATATGAAGGGCTGGAGTTTATATAG
- the cant1b gene encoding soluble calcium-activated nucleotidase 1b isoform X2 produces MSSSRASVHGSSMFPSMTNSISDPRFRFRWRAIGVAALLALAVLLYQHHTSTDHGSDSPENSPRSWRSSRDVSGAMVDADPIGARYNDTYPLSPPEHTANGIRYRIAVIADLDTNSRSKKDNTWFSYLKRGHVLVSESGDSVSVEWDPNTVALESHLSEKGRGMELSELVAFNGHLYSVDDRTGVVYRIEGNRAVPWVILTDGDGSVSKGFKAEWMAVKDEHLYVGGLGKEWTTITGEFVNNNPEWVKVVGFHGDVEHENWVPRYSALKRAADIKPPGYLIHESAVWSERLQRWFFLPRRASSERYDETADERRGTNLILRCSSDFSRISASRAGPLKPTLGFSSFKFIPDTDDQIILALKSEEDAGNIATYITAFTLDGRILLPDTKIADVKYEGLEFI; encoded by the exons ATGAGTTCCTCGCGGGCTTCAGTTCACGGTTCCTCCATGTTCCCCTCCATGACCAACTCCATCTCCGATCCGCGTTTCCGTTTCCGGTGGCGGGCCATCGGTGTGGCAGCACTGCTAGCATTAGCCGTCCTGTTGTACCAGCACCACACATCCACTGACCATGGATCAGACTCCCCTGAAAACAGCCCACGCTCATGGAGATCCAGTCGGGATGTCTCTGGTGCAATGGTGGATGCAGATCCAATCGGGGCACGGTATAACGACACGTACCCGCTCAGCCCTCCAGAACACACAGCCAATGGGATCCGCTACCGTATCGCAGTCATAGCAGATCTGGACACAAACTCGCGCAGTAAAAAGGACAATACGTGGTTCAGTTATTTAAAAAGAGGACATGTTCTGGTGTCGGAAAGCGGAGACAGTGTTTCGGTGGAGTGGGATCCGAATACAGTGGCTCTGGAGAGCCATCTGTCCGAGAAGGGCCGCGGGATGGAACTTTCCGAACTGGTGGCGTTTAATGGACACTTGTACAGTGTGGATGACCGTACCGGTGTGGTGTACCGGATTGAGGGGAACCGAGCCGTGCCGTGGGTCATTCTGACGGATGGAGACGGCAGCGTTTCTAAAG GTTTTAAGGCGGAGTGGATGGCGGTGAAGGATGAGCATCTGTATGTCGGTGGTCTCGGTAAGGAGTGGACCACCATCACCGGCGAGTTCGTCAATAATAACCCAGAATGGGTGAAGGTGGTTGGTTTCCATGGTGACGTGGAGCATGAGAACTGGGTACCGCGGTACAGCGCACTGAAGAGGGCAGCAGACATCAAACCTCCAG gTTATCTGATCCACGAGTCAGCGGTGTGGAGCGAGCGTCTGCAGCGCTGGTTCTTCCTCCCACGGCGAGCGAGTTCAGAGCGTTACGATGAAACGGCGGATGAGAGGCGCGGCACAAACCTGATACTGCGCTGCTCCTCAGACTTCAGCCGGATCTCTGCGTCCCGCGCCGGCCCGCTCAAACCCACGCTCGGCTTCTCCTCCTTCAAGTTCATCCCGGACACCGATGACCAGATTATCCTAGCGCTGAAGTCTGAGGAGGACGCGGGAAACATTGCCACGTACATCACCGCATTCACGCTCGACGGCCGGATACTGCTGCCCGACACCAAGATCGCGGACGTTAAATATGAAGGGCTGGAGTTTATATAG